The nucleotide sequence CCTTTGTTATTCATCCACTCTTCAATAAGGTGCTGTTGTTCCGCCTTTTTTAAGGATAGGAAAGGTTGGAAATATGCTTCAAGACTATGTGATTGGATACTTTTTAATCCAAGATGGATGATGGTAAGTTTTGTATGTCTGCAGCCTTTTCGATATCCCCGTAAGTACCCTTTTGCACAATGTTCATCAAATAGACTTACAACATCAATCGATTTTTCGCCTAAGTGAGAGGGAAACAAGTGATGTACAAGATCAGCCAACAATTCTCGCTCTTCTGCTGTAAAAAAAGTTGAATCCTTCGTTTGAGCCCTACTCTCAATGACACGACGTGTATGCTCGTCCCATTCATCTTTATGCTTCATCACGTGATAATTTGGATAATACGTTTTTTTAGGATGTTCCACCTCTTTCACTCCCTTTATAAAAGAATCGCCAACAAATTAAGTGTCCCGAATAATGAAATTAGGAGTGGCAACACAAATGGTGGGCCAGTCATGAAATTTTCAATGGTATAACCGCCTGTTCGTTTTCCAATTGATTTCAAATGAAAAGAAGTGCCGATAATGCCCAGCCATATAGCAGAAGTTGAAACAATGAGTTGAACCCAGCTGAACCAAGAGTCTTGAACAAATAGAGTAACAATGCCAATTAGAGCTGCAACAGGGAGTACAATAACAGGAGCCCACATTAGCTTTAAATGAAATTTACCGCGCTTATGCCAGAGGGTAACTTGGATCCATAATAAGAAATAACCAATACTTGAAAGCAGTGTTATTGTCCATGGGGCCGTCCAACTGCTCCAGTCATCGACGATCATTCTCACAACTCCTTCTTTAAAAAAGGTTGTCTTATTTCTATTGTGGGATATTATTCCTTAACTATGTATAAAATCATTAGCAGATTTTGTTTTTTATAATTCGGCAAGGATAAGCCAAACTAATTTTCGAAAGGGAGGTAATGATCATGAACCAATCAATTCGTAACCTTATGCAGTCTAATGTCATTTCTGTCGATTCGAATCAATCTGTGAAAGATGCTGCGGAATTAATGAGCAAGCATAATATCGGTGTGTTGCCTGTTACTGAA is from Bacillus tianshenii and encodes:
- a CDS encoding gluconate 2-dehydrogenase subunit 3 family protein, giving the protein MEHPKKTYYPNYHVMKHKDEWDEHTRRVIESRAQTKDSTFFTAEERELLADLVHHLFPSHLGEKSIDVVSLFDEHCAKGYLRGYRKGCRHTKLTIIHLGLKSIQSHSLEAYFQPFLSLKKAEQQHLIEEWMNNKGLKNIWQNVAPYTFMQTLMDELISIVYSDPSVWSAIGYGGPAYPHGYYAFGPKQFDKWEAPVHDKPSSR